From the genome of Mucispirillum schaedleri ASF457:
ATTAATACATTTACTATGCTTCCATATTCTAACTTATTTTTAGATGAAAAAGCAACCTTTCTATTATATATATTTAATCCATAATATGAATATTCTTTTGTTTCATCAATATCTGTAACTAAAACTTGAGTAGTAATCCCTTTCATTTCAGTAAGTTTTTTATCATAAAGGCTGTCCTGAAATGTAAAAAGAGTATTTAACCTTTCAGATTTCACATTTGCAGGAACATTATCTTCAATATCAAATGCTTTTGTGCCAGGGCGTGGAGAATAATTAAATGCAAATATTCTGTCATACCCTATTTCTTCTACTGCTTTTAATGTAGCATTAAAATCTTCATCTGTTTCATTTGGAAAACCTATGATAAAATCTGATGAAAACTCTATGTCAGGCATAATTTTCCGTGCCAGTTCTATTTTTTCTTTATAATCTTCATAAGTATATTTTCTATTCATAGCTTTAAGAATAATATTAGAGCCTGATTGTAAAGGCAAATGAAGATAACGGTATACTTTTTCGTTTTCAGCCATTGCATTAATCATATTGATAGAAAAATCTTTAGGGTGTGATGTTACAAACCTTATTCTTTCTAAACCATCTATTTTATTTACCATTGATAAAAGTTTAGGAAAATTAATATCTTCTGATAAATTTTTACCATAAGAATTAACATTCTGTCCTAAAAGACATACTTCTTTTGCACCTTTATCAATAAGTGATTTTATTTCATTTAAGATTTCTGTAGAAGGTCTTGAAACTTCTCTGCCGCGAACATAAGGAACAATACAGTAACTGCAAAAATTATTGCAGCCCTTCATTATAGTAACATTTGCAGCAATTTTATCTTTCCTGTTGAAATTTGAAATAGAAAAAGATGAACTATCTATATATGTATCTGCAAATCTTTCACCATTTATTGCTCTTTCTATAATATTATCAATATGGGATATAGCATCTGTACCCATAACAAAATTAACTACTTTATTATTTTTTAGAAATTTATTGCCTTCCTGTTGAGCAACACAACCAGAGATACCAACTATTATATTAGGATTTTTCTCTTTTAAAAGTCTGATTTGACCTAAATAGCTTAATATTTTAACCTGTGGTTTTTCTCTTACACTGCATGTATTTAATACAATAAAATCAGAATCATTTACTTTATCTGAAGGAATATACCCTTTTGCTTCTAAAGCTGCTGCAATTCTTTCAGTATCATACTCATTCATAGCACAACCAAATGTGTATATAAAATAATGTTTTGTAGTCATAAATATCCTTATAAGTTTATTTTAATAGGCACCTTTTTTTTGAAAAACAGCACCTGGAGTTTTAAACAATATTACAATATCAAGCCATATTGACCAGTTTAATACATACCATGAATCTTTTGCTACACGCATTTCATAGTTTAATTCATTTCTTCCGCTTATCTGCCAAAGCCCAGTAATACCAGGATGCACCATATAGTAATATGATGATAATTCTTTATAATATTTATCTAATTCATCCTGTAAAACAGGTCTTGGACCTACAAAACTCATTTCCCCTTTTAAAACATTAAATATCTGGGGCAATTCATCAAGTGATGATTTTCTTAAAAATCTGCCTACTTTAGTGATTCTAGGGTCCTTTTTCAGTTTATAGTATGTATTCCATTCTTTTCTAATTTCTTCGTCATTAGCAAGTATTTCTTTTAACCTGACATCAGCATCTTGATACATAGAGCGGAATTTTAAAACTTTAAACTCTTTTCCATACCTTCCAACTCTTTTATGTCCATAAAAAACAGGCCCTTTGGATGTTGATTTAATTAAAACTGCTATAAAACCAATCAAAATAAGCAAAAATGGCAGCAGTATTATAGATAATATAATATCACACAACCTTTTTATAATACTATTCAGCAAAGATTTAAAATTATTATTAATTTGTATATAATTTAAGCCTGTATATAAAAGCTGAACAGCTTCTGTATTGGAAAATCCTATGCCTTGAGAATCTAGCACTATCAATAATTTATTTAAATTAATCTGCAGATTATTTAGTATCTTTTCAAAAGATTTGTCTACTTCATTTTTTATAACAACAGCAGAAGTTATATTATATTTTTTAATAATACTTTCAATATCAGAAATATGTCCTAAAATTTTTTGGCTGCCTGTATATTTGCAGTTATCTGTTAAAACTACACCTGCTGCATAAAAACATAAACCATTTTCATGAAGTATACTATGCTTTACATGGTCTAAATAATTAGAATATCCAATAATAACAATATTTTCTGCAAAAAATTTTCTGTTTAAAACTTTTGTTTTTAAAATATATCTGAATAATGTAACAAATATCATCAAATATACAAATAAAAAAATTAAAAAAAGTCTTGAAACAAAATTAGAAAGTTTGCCTAATGATACTATTGAAAATACAACAAGAAAAGTCATAAAACATGACAGCAGCAAGCGTCTGCTTTCATGCCAGAAAGGTTTTTTTAAAGTATATAAATTTCTATAAGCAAGCATTAATATAAATATAACAGGTATCCACCATAAACCAGTAGCTAAATATTCTAATAAAAAAGCAAACGGAGCAGCAGACATAAAGCTGTCAGTCAATATTCTTGTATTATATGCTAAAATTAAAGAAACAAAATATGCAGCAATATCTCCTGCTAATAATATAAGTATAAATATTATATTTTTAATATGCAGTTTACTATTGTTGTTATTCAAGATTTACTCCTAATGCTAAATCTATTTTTGATATAACACTTTCTACAGGTATACTATCCATACAGTCTGGTTTATCCATTGTGCATTTTTCATCACCATAAAGGTTTTGGCATCCAGAGCAGCCGTTAGAATATATGATATATACATTATCGCCAACAGGTGAATATCTTTTTTTATCTGTTGGACCATAAAGCCCTACTACCTTTTTACCTAGAAATACACCAGTGTGCAGAACTGATGTATCACATGATATAATAAGAGCAGCACTGGATATAAGTTTTATTTTATCTGCAAAATCAAGCCTGCCTACAAGAAAATCAATATCTGCACTGCTGCCTGCAAGCTCATTAAATGCTTCTGCTTCCTCTAAATTCTTTTTATCACCAATTAATGCTGCCCTGTATCCAAGTTTATTTAAATGCTCTACTATAATTTTCCAGTTACTTTGACTGTATTTTCTATTATTCTGCTCAATATTGTCTGCAAAAATATCAATTACTACAATCTTATCATCAGCAATTTCTGCTTGTTTTACTTCTATTTCATTCTTATTTACTTTTAAGCCAATAGATGAAAGTAAAAAAGAATAGTTTGCTGTTTCATGTATATCAAAAGAATAATCAGCCACTTTATCATAAGCAAAATGTCTGTGCTCTCCCTCTGTTTTAAACCCAATTTTATAAGATGCTTTTGCAGTCTGAGTCATTATTGCTTCAAAACGAGACCATGCCCCAAAATCTATCCATAAATCAAAATGACCTGCATTTTTTACTATTTTCATACTTTTTGATAAGTCATTGGAAAAAAGCCTTACTGTATTATCTATGCCTTCTATTTCTGAAGCAATATTAAAATTATCCTCACCAGTAAAATAAGTTATTTTTGCATTTGGATATGTTTTTTTTAATACTTTAACAGATGAAGATGTAAAAATAGTATCTCTTACAGAAGTAATTTTTAAAAGTGCTATTTTATTAACAACTTCAGGTTTGTATGCCTGACGAATGTTAGAAAACCCTGTTAATGTAAATAAAACAGGAAGACCTATAAGAGAATCTTTCTTTTTTAATACAGAATTATCAATAAGTTTTTTTAATTTCTGCTTACCAAAATTAAATTTCATTAAATAATATATCCGCCGCTTTTTTCTAAGATTTCAGCATATTTTAATGTTCCTGATTTAAGGCTTGTAAAAGGCTTATCATATCCAGCATTACGAAGTTTTGTAATATTGCTTTCTGTAAATGTTTGATATTTGCCTTTTAAGCTGTCAGGAAATGGTATATATTCCACTTTTGCATTTATATATTTTTCTTTTAAAGCATTAGCTATTTCACAAAAACTTTCTGCATGACCTGTTCCACAGTTAAAAATACCTGATTTATCAGGATTATCATAAAAGAACATGTTAACTGATACTACATCATCTACATATATAAAATCTCTTCTAAAATTTTCACTTCCTTCAAAAAGTTTCATAGGCTCATTATTCTTTATTTGATTAAACATATGAAAAGCAACTGATGCCATTTTACCTTTATGGTTTTCCTGCGGACCATATACATTAAAATATCTAAGTCCTACAACCTGACTTTCAATATCTGCAAAATGCTGGTTTAAATACCTGTCAAACTGATATTTACTGAAAGCATACACATTTAATGGATATTCGCATTTTTCTTCTTCAATAAATCCATTATCCCCATTACCATATACAGATGCACTTGATGCATAAAATAAACGAACATTATGTTTCTGGCATACATTAAAAGTATCTTTTGTGCATTCATAATTATTTTTCATCATATATTTGCCATCTGTTTCCATAGTGTTAGATGATGCACCTTGATGAAACACTGCTTTCACATTATTATTTGCAAGAAATTCTTTTATATTAAAATCAGTTTTATCTATATAATCATAAAATTTGATTTTATTTAAATTTTTATGTTTAGAAGCATTTGATAAATTATCAACTATTATTATTTTATCAATTCCTCTCTCATTTAATCCTTTAACAATATTTGAGCCTATAAATCCAGCTCCACCAGTTACAATTATCATATCAATGCTCCTATTTTAATTTATTAATAGTGGATGTTGTAGAATATCCTTGAACAAAATCTATAATTTTAACTCTGCCTGCATATTCTTTGCCAACAACATCTTCTTCTTTATAATCGCCGCCTTTCACTAATATATCAGGCATAATATTTTTGATTAAATTAAGTGGTGTATCTTCTTCAAAAAAAACTATGTAATCAACACATTCTAAAGCTTCTAAAACTACTGCCCTGTCCTGCTCATTATTAACAGGTCTTGCTGGACCTTTTAATCTTCTAACAGAATCATCACTGTTTAAACCTAAAACAAGAATATCACCTAATTCTTTTGCATGTTTTAAATAAGTAACATGTCCTCTGTGAATAATATCAAAACAGCCATTAGTAAAAACTATCTTTTTATTAAATGATTTTTCTCTTTTAATAATATCTGCAATATGATTGTAAGAAACAATTTTTGAGCTTCTAAAACCATTTAGAGAATAGTGAAGTTCGGATAAAGTAATTGGTGCAGTTCCAAGTTTTCCAACAACAACACCTGCTGCTGCATTTGCAAGATAAACTGCATCATCAATATTGAAATGTAATCCTAAAAATACTGCAATACTTGAAATAACTGTATCTCCAGCACCTGAAACATCAAAAACTTCCATTGCCTGAGTTGGAATTGTTTGTATATGGTCTTTACCAATTATTGTAATACCTTTTTCGCTTCTTGTAATTATAAGATATGTAAGATTATATTTTTCTCTAATCATTGTGCCGTATTTTATAACAGGTTCATCTTCATTTTCTATTTCACATCCACATACTTCGCTTAATTCTTTTACATTTGGAGTTACAAGATAAGCATTGCTGTATTTATCCCAGTTACTTCCTTTTGGGTCTATCAATACTTTTTTATTTTGAGAATTAGCTTTATCTATGATAAAAGAACAAATTTCTTTAGAGCATAAACCTTTGCCATAATCTGAAATAATAATTATATTATGCTTTTCAAGTTCATTTTCATATATAGATTTTATTTTATTATTTACATCTTCACTAAATGGATGAATATCTTCAAAATCAAGCCTTGCAATCTGCTGTTTGCTGCCTATTACTCTTAATTTAGAAATAGTTGGCATATCTGCATCAATAAAAAATGACTTAGCCTGAATACCATTAAATAAATTATATAAACGCATTCCTGCATCATCATCTTTCTTTGCTGCTCCTATTATAGTGCAGTCTGCTGTAAGCCCTTTTATGTTATTTACAACATTACCAGCACCACCAAGAGTATAGCTTTCTGATTTAACATTTATCACAGGAACAGGTGCTTCTGGTGAAATTCTTGATACACTTCCATAATAATATCTATCAAGCATCATATCGCCAACTATTAATACATTTGCCTTGCTAAAATTTAAATCTGATAATAATTTATTCATTTTTCTTTTCTACTTCCTTTAATTTTTTATTTAAACTTGCAGCTTTAATTTTTGCATCAATTTGATTTGGAGAATCACTACTTATTTGATTATACCAGTTTATGGCATCTCTTATTAAAAAAGCTGTTGGATTACTGTCCCTTTCTATTTCTGCCATTTTATCATTGCCTATCTGATAAGCAAGCTGGTCCATTAACTCTATAATTTTACTGCTTGGTTGTTTTATATATAATAAAGCATTATAAGCTCTTTCATATTCACCATTATTAGCAAGTTCTTTTGCTCTATTATAGTATCTTTCAGGCAGTTCTCTTTTAAGTCTTTCAGCATCTTTTAAAATCTGAGCCTGTAACTCTTCTGCTTTTTCATAAACTGGTGATGATGGAAAAATTTCATATACTAAAGTATTTGCTTTATCAAGTTTTTCTGCTGCATCAACATAATCACCTCTATCCATTGCACGCACTGCACTATTCCTGTATGACACTGCATTTTTCAATTTTGTATCGCTGTCCACTTGTGCAAAAAGCTGAGATTTATAAGCAATAATTTTTCTATTAGTTGGATTAAGCTCTAAAGCTTTTAAAATAGTATCATGAGCTTCATATATTTTACCTTCTGCCTCTAACTGTTTAGCCTGTTCATAAAGTTTATTTTCTTCACCAGTAAAATATTTATAACCGCTGAATGCTATACCACCCACTATTAGTAAAACTCCAACAGCAACTTTCCACATTATAAATTACCTCTGTTTACAGCTCTTTTTACCATACCAGATAAATCCACATCAGTAATTTTATTTAAATAATTATTATACTGAGCATCATTTCCAAGATAAAAATAAGCTATTGCCATATAAGCAGTATCTAACTGACTGCTTCCACTGCCGCCTAATTTGATTACTGCATTATAGTCTTTAAATTTCAACAGCGATTCATACATAGATGCTTTATCTGGGCATCTTTCAAATTTATTCAAAAACTTAATATTATATAACTTTTTGCCTATAATATATTTACTGTATTCGCAAAGCTTTAAAGTATCCTGAACAGTTAAGGTGCCTATAAACCATGAGATTTTTTCTTTATCTTCTTTTCTCATATAACATGCTAATTTTGTCTTATTAAAATCAGGACTTTTTGTGCCAAGACATTTATCCACTAAATCACAGTCAAAATTAATCATTTCTTTATTAGATGCTTCTATCATTCTGCAATATACTACTTTATCAAGCTTATAATCATTTTTTACTTCTTTTTTAAATGACTCAATATATTTCTTATAATCACCATTTTTCCATATATCATCAAGCACAAATGAAGTAAGTTCGCTGTCCTGATATATTTTATAAAGAGCATAAAACTCTGCTTTCATATTATTAGAGTAAAAATATTTACCATAAAAATTCATAAGTTTAGGTGTGCGTTTTTCTGCCTTTAAATTATCATAAGTAGAAAAAACAAGTTCCTTATCTTTATGCACTCTTTCTAACACAGTATACAGTGTTTCAGAAGATACATCAATTCTGCTTAAAAGATTAGTAATATCTTTATCAACTATACATGAACTTTTTGCATAAACTTCAAGATACTCATTTTTAGGACTTGTTAAAAGCAGATTTTTTGCTCCATTACAGTTTAATTTTGTTTCTATAAACATTTGGTCTTTAAGCATTTTTTGTCTATCAAACCTACTGTCTTTAAAATTTGCAAGCTGAGCAAAACTATATTGTGCAGCTTTATAGTTACCTTGCGACATATATACCTGATAAAGCAGATATGTTGCAAAACCTGCTTTTTGAGACTTATTTTCATATTTTAAATAATTTGCAAGACAATATTCAGCCACATCATACAAACCATCATCATAAGCTTTCAAACCTACAAAATAATCATCATTAAAACTCATATCTGGAGCTTTAATTGTTGTTTCAGCCTTTTTATTTTCTACATTATTTTTACTTTTATTATCAGCACTATATCCATTAAAAGCAAAAATCAGTATAGAAAAAACAGTAAATGTTATTTTATACATTTATCTACTACCTCAATAGGATGCATTACTTCTTTACTGCCTAAATGCTCCATTTGCATAGAACATGTAGGACATTCTGTAATACCTGCACTACATTGTGAAGCCATTAGCTTATCCACCATAGGTTTGCCTATTTTTATTGATAAATCATAGTTTTTAGCAGACATTCCCCAGCTTCCTGCCATACCACAGCAGCCGCTTTTTAAATCATCTACTTTTATCCCTTTAAGTTTTTTTAAAACATTTTGAGTGCTTGCAGGATTTTTTAACAGTTTTATATGGCATGGTATATGATAACCAAGGCTCATATTTTGTTCTAAAACTTCAACTTTATCTATATGTTTTTCAACTAAATCCATAATAAATATAGTTTTATCTCTAATTTTTTGAGTAATTTCATCATTTTGGTAATAAAGCCATTCTTTTGTTAAAGATAATGTGCAGCTTGAACAAGCAGAAACTATATAATCAACCTGATCTATTAAGCTGCCCCATTCTTTTAAATTCTTTTTGATTTGATTTCGTGTATCTTTTGCTAGTCCTTTTGATAAATGTGGAATACCGCAGCAGTGCTGATCAGGAGTTACTACTTTATAACCTAATTTTTTAAGAACATTTATTGTGCTTTCACCAATTTCAGGTTTAATGTAGGATGCATAGCATCCAGCAAAATACATTACAACTTTTTCTCCATTGCCTTCTGTTTGGTTTACTCGTTCATATAATGATTTAGATGCAAATTTTACAAATTTTCTGTTACTTGAAAGACCAGTTGTAATTTTAAGTATATTACGCATAAATTTTGGTGCCATTAATGCTGAAACTACAGGGCTTAATTTATGAGTAATTTTTCCTGCCATTTCAAAATTAGTAACTAATTTTGCATCCATTGAAACACCAAATTTTTTAGCATATCTTGATTTTGCTTCTAAGGCAAGTTTTGGTATATTCACTTTTGATGGACATTCTTTTGAGCAGCTTCCACAGTTTACACAGTGATTTATCACATACTGAAATGCTTCCTGATACATTGCTTCAGAATCTATTACATTACTTAAAAGCCCTCTTAAAATATTTGCCTTTGCTTTTGGTGCTGCTGCTTCATCTCTTAAAGCTTTATATACAGGACACATTCTGGTAGCATTTGTAACTGTTGTGCATTTTGAACAGCCATGACATTTTTCTGCTTCTAAAATAAAATCTTCTTCCCATACAAGCTGTTTATTTAATGCTTTATCACTTACACCATAATCAGCACCATATCTTAAATGTTTAGTCATTTGAGCAGGGTCACTTACAACTTTTATTTCAGGGTTAAATAATCCATCTGGGTCTAATATAGATTTTACTCTCAAAAATAAAGAATAAAGCTCTGTATTATACTGTTTATTAATATAGCATGAACGAATTCTTCCATCTCCATGTTCTCCAGATATTGTGCCATTTAATTTGTTTACAAGCTCAAATACTTCATCTGCTAATATTTTTAATAAGTTTATATCATAAGGGTCTTTTAAATCTAGTAAAGGTCTGTTATGTAAAAGACCTTTTGCAATATGACCATAACTTACAAAATCTACTTTATGTCTAGTAAATATTTCATAAAGTCCATCAAAATATTCAACTAATTTATCAGTAGGCACTGCTGCATCTTCTACTAATGCAAGAATTTTCTTTTTACCTTTTAATAAATACAATATAGGAACTGCAGCTTTTCTAACTGCCCAGTAGCTTGCTTTTTCTTCTTCACTTACTGCTGTAAATGTTTTAGAAGCATAGTTTTTCTCAGTTATTTCTTTTACTGTATCTTGGCAGTATTTACTTACTTCTTCTATGCTATCCCCTTCAAATTCAAACATTAATATATTATCAACATCTGTTGGAATCCTGCCTTCTAATGATGGTTCATGAGTAACTGCTAAATTTAAAAGAGATTTATCCATTATCTCTATACCAGCAGGCTCAAATTTTAAACCTACTTGAGCAGCTTTTGAGCTGTTTGTTTTATTATCAAAATATGCAATAACTAATGCATTATATGGTTTTTTACGGATTACTCTAAAAGTAAGCTTAGTAATAATACCAAGAGTGCCTTCAGAACCGCCAAACAATTTATGAAGTTTTAATGAGTTTTCATAAACAGCATCTCTTAATTCATAGCCGCATACATTGCATTTTATAGGTGGATAAGAACCATTTATAACATGCTGATTATTATTTAAAACACCATAAAGCTCTTTTAATTCAGGACTTAATTTACCAATATCAGTTTTTGCTATATTTGAAAAAGTATCTATATGCCCATCATGAAAAACTACTTCTGCATCAACTATATAATCTGCCACATTACCATACTTGACAGAATATCCACCACCAGCATTTGTGCCATACATTCCACCAAATGTTGCATATTCACCACTTGATGGAGCAGCAGGAAACCACATTGAACTGCCTTTTAAAAATGCTTCTAATTCTCCATATTTATACCCCGGCTCACAAGTAAAAGTGCCTTCTATATCACTTATTTTTTCATAACCTAGCATATTATTCATATATTTACAGAAATCAATAACTATGCCTCTGCCTATAGCTGCACCACATAAACCAGAACCTGCACCACGACTGTGAATGGAAATCTGATATTTATTTGCAAATTTTACTATTTCAACTACATCATCAGTAGATTTTGGATACACTATGCATGCAGGCTCTACTCTAAAAATACTTCCGTCAGTAGAGTGCATATATCTTCTTATTTTATCAGTATAAATATCGCCTGTTACTTTATTCTTTAATTCATCAAAAATATTTTCATTTGAATTACTCATATAATCCTCATATAAATTATTATATCTTTTTTTATTATATCAAATTTTAAAACAAATTTACAGCATAATTTTTATATTGTATAAAATATATTTTGTAAATAATTTTATACTTGATTTATGTAGATATTTCATAATATAAATATGACTGACAATATAAAAAAATAAGGTAATGTATGCAAAAATTTTCCCTAGTTATTACAGCAGGCGACCCAGCTGGAATTGGATATGAAGAAGTATGTAAATTTTTCTTAGATGATGAAAGTAAAAAATATGATATTGCATTAATTGGCCATAAATGGATTGTAGAAAAGACATATAAAAATATATTAAAAAAAGATATACCAGATCACTTAACAGTATTAGAACCTGATAATAATATATTTCACTATGAATATGGCAAAATAAGTGCAGAGTGTGGAAAAGCTGCAATTTCATATATTGATATGGCAGTTCAGGGTGCATTAAACGGTGATTTTGATGCTGTTATCACCTGCCCTATCAATAAGAAATCTATTAAAGATGCAGGATATAATTTTCCAGGTCATACAGAATATTTAGCTTATCTTTCAAATATAGATAATCAAGCCATGATGCTTGCAGGAAAATATGTAAAAACTATTCTAGCTACAACACATTATCCATTAAAAGATGTAGCATCCCATTTAGATGAAAATACTGTTATAAATGCAATAGAAAGTGCTTATGATGCAGGCAGGTATTTTGGCAGATTATCACCTAAAATTGCTGTATGCGGCTTAAACCCTCATGCTGGTGATAATGGAGCATTAGGTTATGAAGAACAGACTATTATTTTGCCAGCCATAGAAAAAAGCAGAAAAAATAATATAAATGTATATGGCCCATTTCCAGCTGATACTATATATACAAAAGCACAAGAATGGGACTTTATTATATCAATGTATCATGACCAGGGAATGATACCTGTGAAAATGGATGCCTTTGGAGAAGCTGTAAATATTACACTTAACCTGCCCTTTATCAGAACATCTGTTGACCACGGAACAGCTTTTGATATTGCAGGAAAAGGAATATGCTCTTATTCAAGTTTAATTAAAGCCGTAAATATGGCAAAAATG
Proteins encoded in this window:
- the pdxA gene encoding 4-hydroxythreonine-4-phosphate dehydrogenase PdxA, yielding MQKFSLVITAGDPAGIGYEEVCKFFLDDESKKYDIALIGHKWIVEKTYKNILKKDIPDHLTVLEPDNNIFHYEYGKISAECGKAAISYIDMAVQGALNGDFDAVITCPINKKSIKDAGYNFPGHTEYLAYLSNIDNQAMMLAGKYVKTILATTHYPLKDVASHLDENTVINAIESAYDAGRYFGRLSPKIAVCGLNPHAGDNGALGYEEQTIILPAIEKSRKNNINVYGPFPADTIYTKAQEWDFIISMYHDQGMIPVKMDAFGEAVNITLNLPFIRTSVDHGTAFDIAGKGICSYSSLIKAVNMAKMMVEYDKSVRSI